In Pedobacter sp. W3I1, one DNA window encodes the following:
- a CDS encoding bestrophin family protein: MINYNPKDWSTFIFHIHKSDTFRKLWPLMLAVAIFSGLVAFAELNFFQLSKSSYVTNIGMMHSLLGFVLSMLLVFRTNTAYDRWWEGRKMLGSLTNVSRNLAMKIKALKLTEEDVRFFEYGIPKYAFALKEHLRERMYFGKNSLLIEVEEGKHVPNQIAGSLINRLYELLERSAISQEQFIVLSGDFNQFTDICGACERIKNTPIPYSYSAFIKKFIFIYVITLPIGWVFSLGYFVVPIVPFILYVLASLELIAEEIENPFGEDANDLPVDQICTNIEKHVEEILG, from the coding sequence ATGATTAATTACAACCCTAAAGATTGGAGTACCTTCATTTTTCACATCCACAAAAGCGACACCTTCCGAAAACTGTGGCCCTTAATGCTGGCTGTAGCTATTTTTTCGGGCCTGGTTGCTTTTGCTGAATTGAATTTCTTCCAGCTTTCTAAGAGCAGTTATGTAACCAATATCGGCATGATGCACAGTTTATTGGGCTTTGTATTATCGATGTTATTGGTTTTTAGAACAAATACAGCATATGACAGGTGGTGGGAAGGCAGAAAGATGCTGGGGTCATTAACCAATGTGAGCCGAAACCTGGCCATGAAGATCAAAGCCCTTAAATTAACAGAAGAAGATGTCCGCTTTTTCGAATACGGCATTCCTAAATATGCTTTTGCCTTAAAGGAACATTTACGCGAAAGGATGTATTTTGGCAAAAACAGTCTTTTAATCGAGGTTGAAGAAGGTAAACACGTGCCAAACCAGATTGCAGGAAGTTTAATTAACAGGTTATACGAATTACTCGAAAGGAGTGCGATCTCACAGGAGCAATTTATTGTGCTTTCTGGAGATTTTAATCAATTTACCGATATTTGCGGTGCTTGCGAGCGTATCAAAAATACACCAATCCCATATTCTTACAGTGCCTTTATTAAGAAATTTATCTTCATCTACGTAATCACTTTACCTATTGGATGGGTATTTAGTCTGGGTTATTTCGTGGTGCCAATTGTTCCCTTTATCCTCTATGTATTAGCGAGTTTAGAGCTGATAGCTGAAGAAATAGAGAACCCATTCGGGGAAGACGCAAACGACCTGCCTGTAGATCAGATATGCACTAATATAGAAAAACATGTAGAGGAGATTTTAGGCTAA
- a CDS encoding histone deacetylase, translating into MIKIAWHPLYAHPLPAGHRFPMLKYELIPEQLLHEGTIMQQNLFSPEPVSEDIILLTHEKKYWEQLRDLTLSAKDQRRIGFPLNAQLLERELRITQGTIDGANFAISNGIAFNVAGGIHHAGSNWGEGFCLLNDQAVAANYLLNKILSKRILIIDLDVHQGNGTAEIFQKEPRVFTFSMHGDKNFPFRKEISSLDVPLDDGVQDEEYLSSLNVNLKRAFERAKPDFVFYLSGVDVLSTDKLGKLALSKAACKERDRIVLQACKDKNLPVQVSMGGGYSTDIRDIVDAHCNTYRLAFDLFT; encoded by the coding sequence ATGATTAAGATTGCCTGGCATCCGCTTTATGCACATCCTTTACCAGCAGGGCACCGTTTTCCGATGCTGAAGTATGAGTTGATACCTGAACAACTTTTGCATGAAGGAACCATAATGCAGCAGAATTTGTTTAGTCCGGAACCAGTTTCGGAAGACATTATTCTCTTGACACACGAAAAAAAATATTGGGAACAGCTTAGGGATTTAACACTTTCAGCGAAAGATCAAAGGCGGATAGGTTTCCCCTTAAACGCACAGCTTTTAGAACGCGAACTGAGGATTACACAAGGTACCATCGATGGAGCTAACTTCGCAATAAGCAATGGAATTGCTTTTAATGTTGCGGGAGGTATACATCATGCGGGCAGCAATTGGGGCGAAGGCTTTTGCTTATTAAACGACCAGGCTGTTGCTGCTAATTACCTGTTAAATAAAATCTTATCTAAACGGATCTTAATAATCGATTTAGATGTGCACCAGGGAAATGGCACTGCAGAAATCTTTCAAAAAGAGCCAAGGGTATTCACTTTTTCAATGCATGGCGATAAAAATTTCCCTTTCAGAAAAGAAATTTCAAGCCTGGATGTTCCATTAGATGATGGCGTACAGGATGAGGAATATCTATCATCCTTAAACGTAAATTTAAAAAGGGCATTTGAAAGGGCCAAACCTGATTTCGTATTTTATCTATCAGGAGTAGATGTACTTTCTACTGATAAGCTTGGTAAGCTGGCCCTAAGCAAAGCCGCGTGTAAAGAACGTGATAGAATAGTGCTGCAGGCCTGTAAAGATAAAAATTTACCGGTGCAGGTGAGTATGGGCGGTGGTTACTCCACCGATATCAGAGATATTGTAGATGCACACTGCAATACTTACCGACTGGCTTTTGATTTATTTACCTGA
- a CDS encoding pseudouridine synthase, whose amino-acid sequence MLEIIYQDENLIAINKPHGLLVHQSSIARDATEFALQLLRDQVGKHVSPVHRLDRKTSGVLLFAFDKPSEIAMHQQFMNAETDKKYLAILRGFTPDAMDIDYPLAKENGTMQDAFTSFRTLQKAEVAVAFGKHPTSRYSLVEATPKTGRMHQLRRHFSHILHPIIGDRTHGCNKQNKFFKAQWDMTTMLLHASELAFAHPVTKERIHLKAGLHDEFKRVMDFMKMEP is encoded by the coding sequence ATGTTGGAGATTATTTATCAGGATGAAAATCTAATTGCAATTAACAAACCCCATGGGCTATTGGTACATCAATCTTCTATTGCAAGAGATGCCACAGAGTTTGCGCTTCAGTTACTCAGAGATCAGGTGGGCAAGCATGTTAGTCCGGTACACAGGTTAGACAGGAAAACCAGCGGAGTCTTATTATTTGCTTTTGATAAGCCATCTGAAATTGCTATGCACCAGCAATTTATGAATGCTGAAACTGATAAAAAATACTTAGCTATTCTTCGCGGTTTCACACCCGATGCCATGGATATCGATTATCCATTAGCCAAAGAAAACGGAACGATGCAGGATGCTTTTACCTCATTTAGAACACTTCAAAAGGCTGAGGTGGCAGTTGCTTTCGGTAAACACCCAACCTCACGGTATTCATTGGTAGAGGCCACACCTAAAACCGGGAGGATGCATCAATTAAGAAGACACTTTAGCCATATACTACATCCAATTATTGGCGATAGGACACATGGCTGCAACAAACAAAACAAATTTTTTAAAGCGCAATGGGATATGACAACCATGTTGCTCCATGCTTCTGAGTTAGCATTCGCCCATCCCGTTACAAAAGAAAGAATTCATTTGAAAGCCGGTTTACACGATGAATTTAAAAGAGTGATGGATTTTATGAAAATGGAACCTTAA
- a CDS encoding MATE family efflux transporter — protein sequence MFSKIYTRYKPYYKENLHLALPIVGSQVGHTLVHMADSIIVGHFTDTIQLAAVSLVNSIFMLILVIGLGISYGLTPLIAQENGRQNYDECGKLLSNSLIINICVGIFLYVLVQLGIFFVIDHLEQTPEVVRYAKPYLNLLSVSIIPLLIFQTFKQFAEGLGFTKQAMFVSIWGNAINIILGIIFVKGMFGIKSMGVSGVGLSTLIDRILMATVMCFYVLRSQHFKKYLISFKATFFDKIRAIKIAKIGMPVAMQYSFEISAFSGAAVLIGTIGAVEQAAHQIAISLAAMTYMIASGVASAATIKTGNNFGKNNFDDLRKSAIASYHVILLFMCCTAVIFILANNIMPFIYTEDTAVIPIAAQLLIIAGFFQLFDGTQVVGLGVLRGVGDVNIPTFITFLAYWVVGIPIGYVLGFHFNLGVNGIWYGLTLGLLTASILLFMRFQNKTRALKAG from the coding sequence ATGTTTTCTAAAATTTACACCAGGTATAAACCCTATTATAAAGAAAATCTTCATTTGGCGTTGCCAATTGTAGGTTCTCAGGTTGGTCACACTTTGGTACATATGGCCGATAGTATTATTGTTGGTCATTTTACTGATACCATTCAATTGGCTGCTGTTTCGTTGGTGAACAGCATATTTATGCTTATTCTGGTGATTGGATTAGGGATCTCCTATGGTTTAACGCCCCTTATTGCACAAGAAAACGGTCGTCAGAATTATGATGAATGCGGAAAACTTTTATCAAACAGTTTAATTATTAATATCTGTGTGGGTATATTTTTATACGTACTCGTTCAATTGGGAATATTTTTCGTGATCGATCACCTGGAACAGACGCCTGAAGTAGTACGTTATGCAAAACCCTATTTAAACCTGTTATCTGTTTCGATTATCCCTTTATTGATTTTTCAGACTTTTAAGCAGTTTGCTGAAGGTTTAGGATTTACCAAACAAGCCATGTTTGTTTCCATTTGGGGAAACGCCATTAATATTATTTTAGGGATCATTTTCGTGAAAGGAATGTTCGGCATTAAATCGATGGGTGTTAGTGGTGTGGGTTTAAGTACATTAATCGACAGGATTTTAATGGCAACTGTGATGTGCTTTTATGTGTTGCGTTCTCAACATTTTAAAAAATACCTGATCAGTTTTAAAGCAACATTTTTTGATAAAATAAGAGCGATTAAGATTGCCAAAATTGGAATGCCTGTTGCGATGCAATATTCATTCGAAATCAGTGCCTTTAGTGGTGCCGCAGTGCTTATAGGCACTATCGGTGCAGTAGAACAAGCAGCACATCAAATTGCGATTAGTTTAGCCGCAATGACCTATATGATTGCAAGTGGTGTAGCCTCGGCAGCTACCATTAAAACAGGAAATAATTTTGGCAAGAATAATTTCGACGATTTACGTAAATCTGCAATTGCCAGTTATCATGTTATTCTGCTATTTATGTGTTGCACAGCCGTTATTTTTATTCTGGCCAATAACATCATGCCTTTTATTTATACCGAAGATACGGCTGTTATTCCCATTGCCGCCCAATTGTTGATCATTGCTGGTTTTTTTCAGCTCTTTGATGGTACACAGGTGGTTGGTTTAGGTGTTTTACGTGGTGTTGGCGATGTTAATATCCCAACTTTTATAACTTTTCTGGCCTACTGGGTAGTTGGGATTCCCATTGGTTATGTATTGGGGTTTCATTTTAACTTAGGCGTTAATGGCATCTGGTATGGATTAACCTTAGGACTTTTAACAGCCTCTATCCTATTATTCATGCGTTTTCAGAATAAAACGAGGGCTTTGAAAGCCGGATAA